A part of Helicobacter fennelliae genomic DNA contains:
- a CDS encoding SUMF1/EgtB/PvdO family nonheme iron enzyme: MPKDADFNAGEGKGVEPVNARDNVLSTSGAINVLGNVWEWTSTSRQVRGNVGDYKAVKGGAWDSKRTECRTENREEGREASKTYANVGFRLVKE; encoded by the coding sequence ATGCCAAAGGACGCAGATTTTAATGCTGGTGAGGGCAAGGGAGTGGAGCCTGTAAATGCTCGTGATAATGTGCTTTCAACCTCTGGTGCGATCAATGTGTTGGGTAATGTGTGGGAATGGACTTCTACATCAAGACAAGTAAGAGGAAATGTAGGCGATTATAAAGCAGTAAAAGGTGGAGCGTGGGATTCTAAGCGCACAGAATGTAGGACAGAAAATAGAGAAGAGGGCAGAGAAGCAAGCAAGACTTACGCAAATGTGGGCTTTCGACTTGTCAAAGAGTAG